One Coprobacter fastidiosus genomic window, TAGATTTTCCCGAAGGATCTGTTCTACTTCTTGTTTCACTACATCATCGTTCAGATTGGTGTTGTAGTTTTGAAGAGCTTCGTTGTACTTGTCCATAATTAGTATAGTTTAGGATTATTGATGTGTCTCTCTTTGTCCCGATTTGTTTTTTTCAGGAGATTTTTCTCGAATGCTTCCGTGAGGTTTATTCCTGTTTGATTGGCAAGGCATAGAAGTACCCATAAAACATCGGCCATTTCGTCTCCGAGATCACGTTCTTTATCGCTTTCTTTGAATGATTGATCTCCATATCTACGGGAAATAATACGGGCGACTTCTCCTACCTCTTCTGTAAGAATCGCCATATTGGTGAGTTCACTGAAATATTTTACTCCGAACTCTTTTATCCATTGATCTACAGTTATTTGAGCTTCTTCTATGGTCATGGTTATTCTTTATTTTTAGAGTCTATCCAGATTGTTACAGGTCCGTCGTTGACCAATTCTACTTGCATATCAGCCCCAAATTCTCCTGTCGCTACGGATTTTCCGATTTCTTGTTCTGTGTAGTGACATAAGGCTTCGTACATAGGTATTGCATGCTCGTGTTTTGCCGCTTTGATATATGAGGGACGATTTCCTTTTTTGGTTGATGCGTGCAAAGTAAATTGGCTTACAATGAGTACTGATCCGCCAATATCCTTTACTGATCGGTTCATAATGCCGTTTTCATCATCGAAAATACGTAAGGATGTCGCTTTTT contains:
- the dtd gene encoding D-aminoacyl-tRNA deacylase — its product is MRILIQRVKQASVTISGKIKSKIDTGLLILVGIEEADTKEDAEWLAKKATSLRIFDDENGIMNRSVKDIGGSVLIVSQFTLHASTKKGNRPSYIKAAKHEHAIPMYEALCHYTEQEIGKSVATGEFGADMQVELVNDGPVTIWIDSKNKE
- a CDS encoding nucleotide pyrophosphohydrolase, with the translated sequence MTIEEAQITVDQWIKEFGVKYFSELTNMAILTEEVGEVARIISRRYGDQSFKESDKERDLGDEMADVLWVLLCLANQTGINLTEAFEKNLLKKTNRDKERHINNPKLY